One genomic segment of Gemmatimonadetes bacterium SCN 70-22 includes these proteins:
- a CDS encoding chromate transporter, whose product MTPSADPSTSEHPPLHDAPAPTTGATPLPELALLFLKLGTIAFGGPAAHIAMMEDEVVRRRRWLTREQFLDYLGATNLIPGPNSTELAIHIGHARAGWRGLLIAGASFILPAALIVATVAWAYMKFGTLPQGEAILHGVKPVVIAVVLQAIWRLGRSAVKSPMLAAVAAAATVAAALGVNELVILAGAGGAMALARSSSTWGAAGNARGVVAAPVVASAAGWSGPGGAGAGATSATPVALAAATGVAVGGSFTLPALFAVFAKIGAVLFGSGYVLLAFMRADLVERLHWLSERQLLDAVAVGQVTPGPVFTTATFVGYVLGGVRGAVVATVGIFLPAFVFVALSGPLVPRLRRSPAAGAVLDGVNAGSLALMAVVTWQLAHTALADRLSVSLAVLSVLLLLWRRVNSAWLVIGGALAGVVASL is encoded by the coding sequence GTGACCCCTTCTGCCGACCCGTCGACCAGCGAGCACCCCCCGCTACACGACGCCCCCGCCCCGACCACGGGCGCGACGCCCCTCCCCGAACTGGCGCTACTCTTCCTCAAGCTGGGGACTATCGCCTTCGGCGGTCCCGCCGCGCACATCGCGATGATGGAGGACGAGGTGGTGCGCCGTCGCCGATGGCTCACCCGCGAGCAGTTCCTCGACTACCTCGGCGCCACCAATCTCATCCCGGGCCCCAACTCGACCGAGCTGGCCATCCACATCGGGCACGCGCGGGCGGGATGGCGAGGGCTCCTGATCGCGGGGGCAAGCTTCATTCTCCCGGCGGCGCTGATCGTGGCGACGGTGGCGTGGGCCTACATGAAGTTCGGCACGCTGCCACAGGGCGAGGCGATCCTGCACGGGGTCAAGCCGGTGGTGATCGCCGTGGTCCTGCAAGCCATCTGGCGGTTGGGGCGCTCGGCGGTGAAATCGCCGATGCTCGCCGCGGTGGCCGCGGCTGCGACAGTCGCGGCGGCACTCGGGGTGAACGAACTGGTGATCCTGGCCGGTGCCGGCGGCGCGATGGCGCTGGCGCGATCGTCGAGTACATGGGGTGCGGCCGGCAACGCTCGCGGAGTGGTCGCGGCGCCGGTCGTGGCGTCGGCGGCCGGATGGTCAGGCCCCGGGGGCGCGGGTGCGGGCGCGACGTCGGCAACGCCGGTGGCGCTCGCTGCGGCGACGGGTGTGGCTGTGGGGGGATCGTTCACGCTCCCCGCACTCTTCGCGGTGTTCGCCAAGATCGGCGCGGTACTGTTCGGCAGCGGCTACGTCCTGCTCGCGTTCATGCGCGCCGACCTGGTCGAGCGGCTCCACTGGCTCTCGGAGCGGCAGCTCCTCGACGCGGTGGCGGTGGGGCAGGTGACCCCGGGGCCAGTCTTCACGACGGCCACCTTCGTGGGCTACGTGCTTGGGGGCGTTCGGGGCGCCGTGGTGGCCACGGTGGGGATCTTCCTCCCGGCCTTCGTCTTCGTCGCGCTGAGCGGGCCGCTGGTCCCTCGGCTGCGACGGTCTCCCGCGGCCGGGGCGGTGCTGGACGGGGTGAACGCCGGGTCGCTGGCGCTGATGGCGGTGGTAACGTGGCAACTCGCACACACCGCGCTGGCCGACCGGCTGTCGGTCTCGCTGGCGGTGCTCAGCGTGCTGCTCCTGCTGTGGCGCCGCGTGAACTCCGCGTGGCTGGTGATCGGGGGCGCCCTGGCCGGGGTGGTGGCCTCGCTGTAG